In Silene latifolia isolate original U9 population chromosome X, ASM4854445v1, whole genome shotgun sequence, the following proteins share a genomic window:
- the LOC141619915 gene encoding secreted RxLR effector protein 161-like, translating into MLCTRPDICYAVGLVSRYQSNPGPAHWQGVRRILRYLCGTSDFVLCYQGGDLSLIGYSDADWGGDLDESKSTSGYAFILGGGAISWCSKKQECIALSTMEAEYIAVSLAVQEAMWLRSFLQDLNLTPNVNEPVVMFCDNTAAIQFAQDPKFHRKAKHIKRRYHFVREAINNKEITVKYIYRLTRRSLIL; encoded by the coding sequence ATGTTATGTACACGGCCAGACATTTGTTATGCGGTTGGTTTGGTGAGTCGTTACCAAAGTAACCCTGGTCCTGCGCACTGGCAAGGAGTCAGGAGAATCCTGCGTTATCTATGTGGTACAAGTGACTTCGTCCTCTGTTATCAAGGTGGGGATTTGAGTTTGATTGGATACTCGGATGCTGACTGGGGAGGTGATTTGGATGAGTCTAAATCCACCTCGGGATATGCTTTTATCCTTGGTGGAGGTGCAATATCCTGGTGCAGTAAGAAGCAAGAGTGCATAGCTTTATCAACTATGGAAGCAGAGTACATCGCTGTTAGCCTTGCCGTTCAGGAGGCTATGTGGCTTAGAAGTTTTCTACAGGACCTCAATCTCACTCCTAATGTTAATGAGCCCGTGGTAATGTTTTGTGACAATACTGCTGCTATCCAATTTGCCCAGGATCCGAAATTTCATAGAAAAGCCAAGCATATTAAAAGGCGTTATCATTTCGTTCGAGAAGCCATTAATAATAAAGAAATTACTGTCAAGTATATATATCGACTAACGAGAagatcgctgatcctttaa
- the LOC141619913 gene encoding uncharacterized protein LOC141619913: MVRCWIVNSIAVGIKEAYLTSKSAASLWEEIRERYGQSNGTLIFQLKKELKNIAQDNDNVAEYFTKLKRRWDDIDEIEAFPQCNCGALDKCTCNILKKLLESASKEKLITFIMGLNDSYEHLRSNILAMDPLPNINKAYTIIQKIESQKSISQIMQTPQDSSALAAKTQGAKAGPWNVWKKDNNKRPKFDGR; this comes from the coding sequence ATGGTGCGCTGTTGGATCGTTAATTCAATAGCAGTAGGAATCAAAGAGGCGTATCTCACTTCGAAGTCTGCTGCTTCACTTTGGGAGGAAATCCGCGAAAGGTATGGCCAATCTAATGGTACATTAATTTTCCAATTAAAGAAAGAATTGAAGAATATCGCTCAGGATAATGATAATGTTGCTGAGTATTTTACGAAATTGAAGAGGCGTTGGGATGATATTGATGAGATTGAGGCATTTCCTCAGTGTAATTGTGGTGCATTGGATAAATGTACCTGCAACATCCTAAAGAAGCTTCTGGAATCTGCATCTAAAGAGAAGTTAATTACTTTTATCATGGGATTAAATGATTCTTATGAGCATCTAAGGTCCAACATTCTGGCGATGGATCCCCTGCCTAATATTAACAAAGCATACACCATCATTCAGAAGATTGAAAGTCAGAAGAGTATATCTCAGATAATGCAAACTCCTCAGGATTCTAGTGCTCTTGCTGCAAAGACACAAGGAGCCAAGGCTGGTCCATGGAATGTGTGGAAAAAGGACAATAATAAGAGGCCTAAATTTGATGGACGCTAG